A window from Moritella yayanosii encodes these proteins:
- the metJ gene encoding met regulon transcriptional regulator MetJ — protein MTKWNGEYISPYAEHGKKSVQVKKITVSIPLKVLKVLTDERTRRQINNQRHATNSELLCEAFLHAYTGQPLPADDDLGKDKPDNIPAEAKAQMLALGINIDDYLEQDD, from the coding sequence ATGACAAAGTGGAACGGCGAGTATATTAGCCCCTATGCAGAACATGGGAAAAAGAGTGTACAGGTTAAAAAGATAACTGTTTCAATCCCTCTGAAAGTACTCAAAGTACTTACAGATGAAAGAACTCGCCGTCAGATTAATAATCAACGTCACGCGACTAACAGTGAACTGTTATGCGAAGCATTTTTACATGCTTACACGGGTCAGCCATTACCGGCTGATGACGATTTAGGCAAAGACAAACCAGACAACATCCCCGCAGAAGCCAAAGCACAGATGTTAGCACTGGGTATCAATATCGATGATTATTTAGAGCAAGATGATTAG
- a CDS encoding bifunctional aspartate kinase/homoserine dehydrogenase II: MDAIKRSIHKFGGSSLADATCYRRVLAIISEHTQARDLIVVSAAGKTTNQLLELLQLAADGDQAASERLIATCEYQAKLIAELLADDLCIQLTAALQDDIHTIGHLLEAHLDVYAKNQILAHGEVWSARLLAALLSQSELPANDLDSRLFLTTELAAQPVVDEMVSRQKLTACLANLHNRVVVTGFIAADGQQRTITLGRNGSDYSATLLGALVDAEQTTIWSDVAGIFSADPRRVKDAELQTKLSLDEAAELARLGSPVLHARTLQPVVESKQHVQLRCSYTPSEGSTQIHRRLPKGKGAKIVTSIDDLHLVDIQFDQHADYQQQYNQLITLLAQQQLSPICIKRRPTEHVVRLGYTAEIVEFALTTLQTYQLQQPQILAINLLSGFCMVALVGSGVTENALQSHQFYQLISEHNLTFVQTGDNRLSICAVLQKVVLEPLLKELHTALFKQPKRIGVVLFGKGNIGAGWLSLFAKQMHKVPEQQNVELCLCGVYGSQGGLLDFNGLDAATVLDDFQPEAFVWEQLLSNLALHPFDELVIIDITASEAISYYYPEFAQHGFHLISANKFAGAASSEFYNRVKQSFSDNESHWLYNATVGAGLPIQSSMEMLQHSGDQVTAVSGIFSGTLSWLFQQYDGQIAFSQLVEQAWQQGLTEPDPREDLSGKDVQRKLLILSREAGYDMELSDIKLESLVSAELMAFNVDEFLEHCEALDDKILHMFNKAKKQGLVLRYVARFSRKAGAQVGLEFLEPTHPFANLLPCDNIFSINSHWYRHNPLVIQGPGAGRDVTAGAIQSDLFQLCKLLAR; the protein is encoded by the coding sequence ATGGACGCAATTAAGCGCAGTATTCATAAATTTGGTGGCAGTAGTTTAGCGGATGCCACTTGTTATCGCCGTGTGTTGGCGATTATTAGCGAGCATACGCAAGCCCGCGATCTGATTGTTGTTTCTGCAGCAGGTAAAACCACCAACCAATTATTAGAGTTATTACAATTGGCTGCAGATGGTGATCAAGCTGCGTCTGAGCGTCTTATTGCCACGTGTGAATATCAAGCCAAGTTAATTGCGGAATTATTAGCAGATGACTTATGTATACAACTCACTGCTGCGCTGCAAGATGATATTCATACCATAGGGCATTTATTAGAAGCTCATCTTGATGTTTATGCTAAAAACCAAATCCTTGCACATGGGGAAGTATGGTCAGCCCGATTATTAGCGGCGTTACTGAGTCAAAGTGAACTACCTGCCAATGATTTAGATTCTCGCCTGTTTTTAACCACGGAATTAGCCGCGCAACCTGTGGTTGATGAAATGGTGTCTCGCCAAAAATTAACTGCGTGTTTAGCGAACCTACATAACCGTGTTGTGGTGACCGGTTTTATTGCTGCGGATGGACAGCAGCGAACCATCACATTAGGACGTAATGGTTCGGATTATTCTGCAACCTTGTTAGGCGCATTAGTCGATGCTGAGCAAACGACGATCTGGAGTGATGTTGCCGGGATATTTAGTGCTGATCCACGTCGGGTAAAAGATGCTGAGTTACAAACTAAACTGTCACTCGACGAAGCAGCAGAACTCGCGCGTTTAGGTTCACCAGTATTACATGCACGTACATTACAACCTGTGGTTGAGAGTAAACAACATGTCCAACTGCGCTGTAGTTATACTCCTAGCGAAGGCTCAACCCAGATCCACCGTCGTTTACCCAAAGGTAAGGGCGCTAAAATCGTTACCTCGATTGATGATCTGCACTTAGTCGATATTCAATTCGATCAGCATGCTGACTACCAACAACAATACAATCAGTTGATTACTTTGCTTGCACAGCAACAATTATCCCCTATTTGTATAAAACGTCGTCCCACAGAGCATGTGGTGCGATTAGGCTATACCGCTGAAATTGTCGAGTTTGCACTCACGACATTACAGACATACCAACTGCAGCAACCGCAGATTCTCGCTATTAATCTGCTGAGTGGTTTTTGTATGGTGGCGCTGGTCGGTTCTGGTGTCACTGAAAATGCGTTACAGTCACATCAGTTTTATCAACTGATCTCAGAACACAATCTGACGTTTGTACAAACCGGTGATAATCGTTTAAGTATTTGTGCAGTATTGCAAAAAGTAGTACTCGAACCATTATTGAAAGAATTACACACCGCGTTATTTAAACAGCCAAAACGCATTGGTGTGGTGTTATTTGGTAAAGGTAATATTGGCGCTGGTTGGTTATCTCTGTTCGCTAAACAAATGCATAAAGTACCTGAACAACAAAATGTAGAACTGTGTTTATGCGGTGTATATGGATCGCAGGGTGGGCTATTAGACTTTAATGGTCTGGATGCCGCGACGGTACTTGACGACTTCCAACCTGAAGCGTTTGTTTGGGAACAGCTATTATCTAATCTTGCATTGCACCCGTTTGATGAACTGGTGATTATTGATATTACCGCCAGTGAAGCAATCAGTTATTATTATCCTGAATTTGCTCAACATGGTTTCCACCTGATTTCCGCCAATAAATTTGCTGGCGCAGCGAGCAGCGAGTTTTATAATCGGGTTAAGCAAAGCTTTAGTGATAATGAAAGCCATTGGTTATATAACGCCACGGTCGGCGCAGGATTACCGATCCAATCATCTATGGAGATGCTGCAACACAGTGGTGATCAAGTCACTGCGGTGAGCGGTATTTTCTCTGGTACCTTATCTTGGTTGTTTCAACAATATGATGGTCAAATTGCCTTCTCGCAATTAGTCGAACAAGCTTGGCAACAAGGGCTAACAGAACCCGATCCTCGTGAAGATTTATCCGGCAAGGACGTGCAGCGAAAATTACTTATTTTAAGCCGTGAAGCGGGTTATGACATGGAACTTAGCGATATCAAACTAGAGTCATTGGTATCAGCAGAACTCATGGCATTTAACGTGGATGAGTTTTTAGAACATTGTGAAGCACTCGATGACAAAATATTACATATGTTTAATAAGGCCAAAAAGCAGGGTTTAGTATTACGCTATGTTGCCCGTTTTAGCCGCAAAGCAGGAGCGCAGGTTGGCTTAGAGTTCTTAGAGCCAACCCATCCATTTGCTAACTTATTGCCGTGCGACAACATTTTCTCGATTAATAGCCATTGGTATCGTCATAACCCCTTAGTGATCCAAGGTCCGGGTGCTGGTCGAGATGTGACTGCGGGCGCTATTCAATCTGATCTTTTCCAATTATGTAAGCTGCTCGCGCGTTAA